AACCAACGCTGGACGGGCCGTGCGCCTCAACCAGCGCTTTCAGCTTTTCGACCGCCATGGAACCCGCTTCCTTGAGTCCAATCACGCGCTCTTCGCCGTTCATACGGCTCGTCGCGTCCACAATACGATTTTTGCTTTCGATGAAGTGATAGCCGAAACGCGCCTTGTCGCAGACCCAGCCGTCGTCCACCGCATCGTTGCAACGCGATTCGATGCGCATGAACTTGTTCAGGCGCGTTCCCATCGTCATATTACAGTTGCAGCCACAGTGCGCGCACAGGGTATCGACGTCCTTGAGTTCCCAGGAGCGCGCCTTGAAACGAAAATCGGTATTGGTCAACGCGCCGACAGGACAGATGTCGATCACGTTGCCGGAAAATTTAGTGTCGTATGGCTGATTGTCGAAGGTACCGACGATATTATTGAAACCGCGGTTCAACATGACCAGCGCCTGTTCGGATTCGATGATATCGCTGTAGCGCGTACAGCGTTGACAGGCGATACAGCGTTCGCGGTCGATGGTGATGACCGGACTCAGCGGCGTGGCCTTGGCGTTGTTCGCGCGATTGAACTCCATGCGCGTGTCGTCGGTCCCATATTCAAAGGTATTATTTTGCAGGGGACATTCGCCGCCCTTGTCGCAGACCGGACAGTCCAGCGGGTGATTGAGAAGCGTGAATTCAAGCACGCCCTTGCGCGCTTTCTCCACTTTCGCCGTGTCCGTTTTGACCACCATGTCCGGCGCAACCGCCAGGGTACAGGCCGTCGTCAGCTTCGGCATTTTCTCAACTTCAACCAGACACATTCGGCAACAGCCAAACGGACCCAGTTTTTCATGGTAGCAAAACACAGGGATGTCTATATCCACCTGCTTGGCGGCGTCGACCACCAGAGTTCCCTTTGGAGCCGATACCGTTTTACCGTCTATCGTCAGAGTGACTTCATCGTTTGCCATGGAATCCCGTCCTGTATGTTAGGCCGCGCCTGAAGCGGAAGATGTTTTTAACAGAAGGTCGTAATCGGAGCGAAAGTATTTGATGCTACTCGCCACCGGCCCCACCGCCGCATCCCCCAGCGGACAAAAACTTTTAAAAGAAATGTTGTCGCAAATATCGACAAGTTTTTCAACCTGCTCGTTAGCGCCCTCGCCTTCATGGATGCCTTTGAGCAATTGCCACATCCATCGCGTGCCTTCGCGACAGGGAGTGCATTTACCGCATGATTCATGCTTGTAGAAACTGGCCAGTCGCAGGGTGGCTTCCACCACGTTGACCGTATCGTCCATTACGATCAAGGCGCCGGACCCCAGCATGGAACCCGCCGCCGCCAGCGCTTCATAGTCGTAGGGCGTGTCCACCAGTTCGGCCGGCAACATCGGCACCGACGAACCGCCGGGGATGAATGCCTTCAATTTATTGTCGTTGCGAATGCCGCCCGCATAATCGTAAATGATCTCGCGAGTCGGCGTGCCGAGAGGCACTTCGTAATTGCCCGGTTTCTTCACATGCCCGGACACGCTGATGAGCTTGGTGCCCTTGCTCTTTTCGGTTCCGATCGCCGCGTATTTTTCCGGCCCCTCGTTGATGATGTAGGGAACCACGCAAAGCGTTTCGACGTTATTGATGACCGTGGGTTTGGAATAAAGACCTTCCACCGCCGGAAAAGGAGGTTTCAGACGCGGTTCGCCGCGTCGACCTTCCAGCGAGTTGAGAAGCGCCGATTCTTCGCCGCAGATATAAGCCCCCGCGCCCAGATGGGTATGGATGTCGAAATCAAAATCCAGCCCCATGATGTTCTTGCCCAGATAGCCCTTGTCGTAAGCCTCTTTCAAGGCCCGATCCATCAAATCCGACGCATGCTGGAATTCGCCGCGATAGTAGATATAGCCCGTCCCGATCAAACAGGCGTAGGCGCAACCGATCATTCCCTCAATCAGCAAATGCGGGTTTTTCTCAAGAAGCAAACGATCCTTACAGGTGCCCGGCTCGCTCTCGTCGGCGTTGCAACAGAGATAGCGCGGGAACACATCCTTCGCCAGAAAGCTCCATTTCAACCCTGCCGGAAAGCCCGCGCCGCCGCGACCGCGAAGCCCGGAGGCCTTCACCATCTCGATGATCTCTTCGGGCTTTTTATCCTTCAACTTCTTGAGGGACTGATAGCCGCCGTGTTTCTCATACACTTCAAGCGTATGCATCCCTTCAACGTCAATATCTTTAGTCAGGATTTTAATGGGTTCCATGCAGGTATCAATCCAGTGAGTCTAATATTTGATCGATTTTTTCTTTGGTCAAATCTTCGTAATAATCGTCGTTGATGCGCATCATCGGCGCGTTGGAACAGGCCGCGAGACATTCTTCCCGATGCAGGGTGAATTTCTTATCCTGCGTGGTCTCGCCCACCTTGATATTCAATTTCTGAGCCGTGTGATTGAGCAACTCGTCCGCGCCATTCAACTGACAACTGATGTTGATGCAGAACAGAATAATGTACTTGCCGGTCGGCGTCATGTGGTACATGGTGTAAAAAGACGCAACCGACTGAACATAACCCGGAGACAGCTCCAGAATTTTACCGATCTCCACCATCGCCTCAGGTTGAACGTAGCCCTCTTGCCGTTGCACCATCGTCAGCAAAGGCAGTAACGCCGATTGCTTGGTGGGATATTTGGCAAGTACCTGAGGGATTCTTTCCTTGTTTTCTTCAGAAAATGCAAACATTATCGATCCACTTCCCCCATGACAATATCAATACTACCAATCACCGCAACCACGTCGGCGATGAAACAACCTTCCATCATCCTGCACATTCCGGGAATCGCCAGAAACGACGGCGCTCGCAATTTAACGCGATAAGGCGTATTGGACCCATCGCTGACAATATAAAATCCCACTTCGCCGCGCGGCCCCTCGATCGGCACATAGGTCTCGCCTTTGGGAACCTTGAATCCGTCGGAAACCAGCTTGAAATGATGAATCAGGGCTTCCATGCTGGATTTCAACTTGCCGCGATCCGGAAGAGAAACCTTGCCGTCGGGATTTTTATAATCCCCTGCGGGCAAATCACGCAGGGCCTGAACCAGAATCTCGCGGCTCTGCCGCATTTCTTCCAGACGCACCAGGTAACGCGCATACACGTCGCCTTCCTGACGCACGGGAACTTTGAAATCAAATCGGTCGTAACCGGAATAGGGTCGTTTTTTACGAATGTCCCAATCCACGCCGCTGGCGCGCAGCGCCGGGCCGCTCATGCTGTAATTGATCGCTTCCTCTCGCGACATCGCGCCGACGCCCTGGGTGCGATCCAGCCAGATCGGATTTTTCGTGAGCAGTTTTTCGTACTCATCCACTTTCCCAGGGAAGATATCCACAAATTCCTGAACGCCCTTGAGCCATTGCGGCGTCGCGTCTTTGGCGACCCCGCCGACGCGAATATAACTGGTCATCATGCGCACGCCGGAGATCTCTTCATT
This window of the Candidatus Nitrohelix vancouverensis genome carries:
- the nuoD gene encoding NADH dehydrogenase (quinone) subunit D, whose amino-acid sequence is MSVAESGLLERDKDTMTLNMGPSHPSTHGVFRAILEMEGELVGSADPDIGYLHTGIEKTSEAKPYAHVIPMTDRLDYLNPPGNNLAFCLSTEKLLGVDIPLRAQYLRVIHCELARIASHLVWLATHALDIGAMTVFLYCWREREMILDLNEEISGVRMMTSYIRVGGVAKDATPQWLKGVQEFVDIFPGKVDEYEKLLTKNPIWLDRTQGVGAMSREEAINYSMSGPALRASGVDWDIRKKRPYSGYDRFDFKVPVRQEGDVYARYLVRLEEMRQSREILVQALRDLPAGDYKNPDGKVSLPDRGKLKSSMEALIHHFKLVSDGFKVPKGETYVPIEGPRGEVGFYIVSDGSNTPYRVKLRAPSFLAIPGMCRMMEGCFIADVVAVIGSIDIVMGEVDR
- the nuoF gene encoding NADH-quinone oxidoreductase subunit NuoF — encoded protein: MEPIKILTKDIDVEGMHTLEVYEKHGGYQSLKKLKDKKPEEIIEMVKASGLRGRGGAGFPAGLKWSFLAKDVFPRYLCCNADESEPGTCKDRLLLEKNPHLLIEGMIGCAYACLIGTGYIYYRGEFQHASDLMDRALKEAYDKGYLGKNIMGLDFDFDIHTHLGAGAYICGEESALLNSLEGRRGEPRLKPPFPAVEGLYSKPTVINNVETLCVVPYIINEGPEKYAAIGTEKSKGTKLISVSGHVKKPGNYEVPLGTPTREIIYDYAGGIRNDNKLKAFIPGGSSVPMLPAELVDTPYDYEALAAAGSMLGSGALIVMDDTVNVVEATLRLASFYKHESCGKCTPCREGTRWMWQLLKGIHEGEGANEQVEKLVDICDNISFKSFCPLGDAAVGPVASSIKYFRSDYDLLLKTSSASGAA
- the nuoE gene encoding NADH-quinone oxidoreductase subunit NuoE — encoded protein: MFAFSEENKERIPQVLAKYPTKQSALLPLLTMVQRQEGYVQPEAMVEIGKILELSPGYVQSVASFYTMYHMTPTGKYIILFCINISCQLNGADELLNHTAQKLNIKVGETTQDKKFTLHREECLAACSNAPMMRINDDYYEDLTKEKIDQILDSLD